ATCCGACCGAGATCTGGATTACCTACGATCGCGCTGAGCTCTACCCCGAACTCGCGCGGTATGTGGGCCAGGGCTTCGTCCAGAAATCGGTAGAGGAGATGGGCGCTTCGCTGAACTGCTCGAGCGAGCGTGTCCGTACCGACCGTGTCCGCTACACGCTGCGGATCGATCCGGCCGGCTGACTCATCGGGCGCCGGCGTGAGTGCTCATCTCGGATCGAGCCGGATCGGAAGCGCACCCGCTCGGTCCGCATCGCCAAGGGAAACCGCGATGAAGCGATCGGCGAATCCGTACTTCTCGCGCATCAATTCGTTCACGCGATCTCTCGCCGCCGGGTCGCGGACCGGCACCGCCAGGAAGGGAGTTCGGCTGCCATCGCGCTCCGCTCGGATCTCCGCGTTCTGCAACAAGCGCTGAACCCAACCCGAGTCTTCACCTCCCCGCACCCAGATCGCGCCCGCATCATCTACGACCCAGATGCGCGTCTCCTGGGGCTTGCCCTCGGCATCCAGTGTCTCCAACACCAGCACTTCACCGGACTCGGACGCGCCGAGCTGGGCAAGCCCCATCAGCAAGAAGAACCCGAGCACGGCTCCGATCCCGATAGCGACGATCTTCATCCCATACCTCCAAGGCGCTTGAATTCCACGGAATGTATTCTACATTCCTGGGAATCTTTTTCAACCGGAGATTATCCTGCGCCCGAAACGCTCGAAGGAGGAGCAGATCCTCGTCTGGATCGGCGTGATCGCCCAACTGGTGCGAAGCCGAAACAGCCAGATCGTGCAGGAGACCGATCTACCCTATCCCCAATTCGTACTGCTGCTGCATTTCTGCCACGACCCGGAACGGGAGTGGACCGTGAGCAGCCTGGCACGAGCATTCCAACGCAAACAGCCCGGCATCACGAAGACGGTTCGCCAGCTTCTGGATGGAGGCTTTCTTCGGACCCGCCCCGACAAGATGGACGCGCGCGTGAAGCACCTGCGGGTCACGCCGCGCGGCATTCGTGCACGAGATGCAGCCATGGCACGGCTGGCGCCGGTCTTCGCCGACGATTTCCGGAGCTGGAAGCAATCTGAAGTCTCGGAGCTTCACCGGCTCCTGGAACGGCTCAAGAACCACCTGGACGAGCAAAGAGATGAGCCCAACGTTTCTTGATGGGCGCGCCTACCAGGCCACCCTACCGATCAACTGCCGTAGCGAATGGGGTCGATCTCGAATGCCAAGCCGTCGAGAGGCTTGCCCAGTGACCGGGCATGAGCATTCGTTCCTGCCTTCTCGCTGTAGAGGCGCATCGCCGCAGCGTCGTCGAGGTGGGCGGTGTCGATTCCCAGGTGCTCGAGCAGGAGTTCGACGCGCAGCGCTTGCACCGTAGGACGATGCCAGAAAGAGGCGTTCATCTCGGTATCGCCGCGAAAGGAGCGATCTGCGACGTTCGTCGAGCCAACGGTCGCCCATGCGTCATCGACCAATGCGATCTTGGCGTGAACATAGACATCGTGGTACCTGGCGGGGCCGGCGTTGGAGGCGATTCCTGCAAGGCAGAAGTTCTCGAAGCGGCCGAGAGCGTG
Above is a genomic segment from bacterium containing:
- a CDS encoding DUF2255 family protein, with the protein product MKIVAIGIGAVLGFFLLMGLAQLGASESGEVLVLETLDAEGKPQETRIWVVDDAGAIWVRGGEDSGWVQRLLQNAEIRAERDGSRTPFLAVPVRDPAARDRVNELMREKYGFADRFIAVSLGDADRAGALPIRLDPR
- a CDS encoding winged helix-turn-helix transcriptional regulator, with amino-acid sequence MIAQLVRSRNSQIVQETDLPYPQFVLLLHFCHDPEREWTVSSLARAFQRKQPGITKTVRQLLDGGFLRTRPDKMDARVKHLRVTPRGIRARDAAMARLAPVFADDFRSWKQSEVSELHRLLERLKNHLDEQRDEPNVS